The following proteins come from a genomic window of Gossypium raimondii isolate GPD5lz chromosome 5, ASM2569854v1, whole genome shotgun sequence:
- the LOC105770686 gene encoding vacuolar protein sorting-associated protein 60.2: MKRVFGVKKDKEPPPSIQDATDRISKRGDTVDEKLKKLDAELSRYKEQIKKTRPGPAQEALKSRAMRVLKQKRMYEGQRDMLYNQTFNLDQVAFASEGLKDAQQTMTALKSANKELKGMMKTVKIQDIDNLQDEMMDMMDMSNEIQETLGRSYNVPDDIDEDELMGELDALEADMGTEADGVPSYLQPDKEEPDLDAELNLPTAPSGNATAAAGRANSQVEDELGFPAVPRASVRS; the protein is encoded by the exons atgaagagagtCTTCGGCGTTAAGAAAGACAAGGAACCCCCGCCTTCTATCCAAGATGCTACCGATCGG ATCAGTAAAAGAGGGGATACGGTTGATGAGAAGTTGAAGAAGCTAGATGCTGAGTTGAGTAGGTATAAAGAGCAGATAAAAAAGACAAGGCCTGGCCCTGCTCAAGAGGCTCTTAAATCTCGAGCTATGAGGGTTCTCAAGCAAAAACGAAT GTATGAAGGGCAACGTGATATGCTTTATAACCAGACGTTCAACCTTGATCAAGTTGCTTTTGCTTCTGAGGGTCTTAAAGATGCTCAGCAAACT ATGACAGCCTTGAAATCTGCCAACAAGGAGCTGAAAGGAATGATGAAGACTGTGAAGATTCAAGATATAGAT AATTTGCAAGATGAGATGATGGACATGATGGATATGAGTAATGAAATTCAAGAGACCTTAGGCAGAAGCTATAATGTGCCTGATGATATTGATGAGGATGAACTCATGGGCG AACTTGATGCTCTGGAAGCAGACATGGGAACTGAAGCTGATGGTGTTCCCTCTTATCTTCAACCTGATAAGGAGGAACCAGATTTGGATGCAGAGCTCAATTTGCCTACAGCTCCATCAGGAAATGCAACAGCAGCAGCTGGCAGGGCCAATTCCCAG GTTGAGGATGAACTTGGTTTCCCTGCTGTTCCTCGAGCATCTGTCCGCAGTTAA
- the LOC105770687 gene encoding vesicle-associated membrane protein 727: protein MNQKGLIYSFVAKGTVVLAEHTSYSGNFSTIAVQCLQKLPSNSSKFTYSCDGHTFNFLIDNGFVFLVVADESVGRSVPFVFLERVLDDFKQRYGASIRNEGPHPLADDDDDDDLFEDRFSIAYNLDREFGPRLKEHMQYCMNHPEEMSKLSKLKAQITEVKGIMMDNIEKVLDRGEKIELLVDKTENLQFQADSFQRQGRQLRRRMWLQNLQMKLMVGGAILVLIILLWVFACGGFKC from the exons ATGAATCAAAAGGGCTTGATTTATAGTTTTGTTGCAAAAGGAACTGTTGTTTTAGCTGAGCACACATCATATTCTGGGAACTTTAGTACCATTGCTGTTCAATGTTTACAGAAGCTGCCTTCAAATAGCAGCAAGTTCACGTATTCTTGTGACGGTCACACATTTAACTTCCTCATTGACAATGGATTTG TGTTTCTAGTTGTCGCAGATGAATCAGTTGGCAGGAGTGTGCCTTTCGTTTTTCTTGAACGGGTGCTAGATGATTTTAAACAACGATATGGTGCAAGTATAAGAAATGAGGGTCCCCATCCTTTAGCTGATGATGACGATGACGACGACTTATTTGAGGACCGATTTAGCATTGCGTATAATCTTGACAGAGAATTTGG ACCAAGGCTTAAGGAGCACATGCAATATTGTATGAACCATCCAGAAGAAATGAGTAAGCTCTCGAAGTTAAAAGCTCAAATCACTGAGGTGAAGGGGATTATGATGGATAACATTGAGaag GTTTTGGATCGCGGGGAGAAGATTGAACTTCTAGTGGACAAAACTGAGAACTTACAATTCCAG gCTGATAGCTTCCAGAGGCAAGGGCGGCAACTGCGGCGGAGGATGTGGCTGCAGAATCTGCAAATGAAACTGATGGTAGGGGGAGCTATTCTTGTGTTGATTATCCTTTTGTGGGTTTTTGCGTGTGGAGGTTTCAAATGTTAA